Proteins encoded together in one Pseudomonas sp. Seg1 window:
- a CDS encoding PoNe immunity protein domain-containing protein has translation MNKRQKYYSESHYRIFLKEYDEVIEFCKTNKFKSDSPEQEASLRARHLQDLLLDKIFACYTAGEEIEILIPLLEELIEKYEIRQHTLSIYEQEPQISPLAIDDWPDQYEECVQVIGLCILLDRTDLLKRLVVLIDQAGYVGDDTLYEDLLRKVLPNRHDVDQWYHDVYTPLIQAIYVDSKEQSSERLREYCNQWYEAFIQAPWHDTHLQGEDGSHVGYWAIEAGAIAFLYGIDDSQIDHMVYPKDLVEYARRKANT, from the coding sequence GTGAATAAAAGGCAAAAATACTATAGCGAAAGTCACTATAGAATCTTCTTGAAGGAGTACGACGAAGTTATTGAGTTTTGCAAAACCAATAAATTTAAATCAGATTCTCCTGAACAAGAAGCGTCGCTTCGAGCACGCCATCTTCAAGATCTTCTGCTTGACAAAATCTTCGCCTGCTATACGGCGGGAGAGGAAATAGAAATCCTCATTCCGTTGCTTGAGGAGTTGATAGAAAAATACGAAATACGGCAGCACACACTATCTATTTATGAACAGGAACCTCAAATATCTCCGCTTGCTATAGATGACTGGCCGGATCAGTACGAAGAGTGTGTTCAGGTCATAGGCTTGTGTATTCTCCTGGACCGCACCGATTTACTGAAGCGACTCGTAGTTTTGATTGATCAGGCGGGGTATGTCGGAGATGACACGCTATACGAAGACCTATTAAGAAAAGTGCTGCCAAACAGACATGATGTTGACCAGTGGTATCACGACGTCTACACCCCTCTGATACAAGCCATCTACGTGGACTCTAAAGAGCAGTCCTCAGAGCGACTGAGAGAGTATTGCAACCAATGGTATGAAGCTTTCATTCAAGCCCCTTGGCACGACACGCATTTGCAAGGCGAGGATGGCAGCCATGTGGGTTACTGGGCTATCGAAGCAGGAGCAATTGCTTTCCTGTACGGCATAGACGACAGCCAGATCGATCATATGGTCTATCCAAAAGATCTGGTGGAATACGCCAGACGCAAGGCAAACACGTAA
- a CDS encoding PoNe immunity protein domain-containing protein produces the protein MNIRQEYYSESHYRSFLKECDEAIEFSKTNTFESDSPEEEASLRASHFQSLLLDKIFACYTAGEKIDTLIPLLEELIEKYETLQYKLSILEQSPKISPLAIDDWPDQYEECVQVIGLCILLNRTDLLKRFVVLIDQAGYVGDDTLYEDLLKKALPNRHDVDQWYHDVYTPLVQAIYVDSKEKSSELLGEYCNQWYDAFIQAPWHDNHLQGERGNYVGYWAIEAGAIAFLYDIDDSKIDHMVYPRDLVEYARNNKSTA, from the coding sequence ATGAACATAAGGCAAGAATACTACAGCGAAAGCCACTATAGATCGTTCTTGAAAGAGTGCGACGAAGCTATTGAATTCTCTAAAACCAACACATTTGAATCGGACTCTCCTGAAGAAGAGGCGTCGCTTCGAGCAAGCCATTTTCAAAGCCTTCTGCTTGACAAAATCTTCGCCTGCTACACTGCGGGCGAGAAAATAGACACACTCATTCCATTGCTTGAGGAATTGATTGAAAAATACGAGACACTGCAATATAAGTTATCAATCCTTGAACAGTCACCGAAGATATCCCCGCTTGCAATAGATGACTGGCCGGATCAGTACGAAGAATGTGTTCAGGTAATAGGCTTGTGTATTCTGCTGAATCGAACCGATTTATTGAAGCGATTTGTAGTTTTGATAGATCAGGCAGGGTATGTCGGAGATGACACTCTATATGAAGACTTATTGAAGAAAGCACTACCAAATAGACATGATGTTGATCAGTGGTATCACGACGTCTACACACCCTTGGTACAAGCTATCTACGTGGACTCTAAAGAAAAATCCTCAGAACTGCTTGGGGAGTATTGTAATCAATGGTATGACGCTTTCATACAAGCCCCCTGGCATGACAATCATTTGCAAGGTGAGAGAGGTAACTATGTGGGCTATTGGGCTATCGAAGCAGGAGCAATTGCTTTCCTGTACGACATAGACGACAGCAAAATCGACCATATGGTTTATCCAAGGGACTTGGTCGAGTATGCACGAAACAATAAATCGACTGCCTGA
- a CDS encoding PoNe immunity protein domain-containing protein, with amino-acid sequence MKQRQKFYSENHFCIFISAHDQANDFYRTRKFKSDSFEEEEMLRSRFFQRQALNELIATYTAGREISELPPLLEDVIEKYEIYQDKLAKNEQIPEISPLAIGDYPYQYEECVQVIGFCILLHRTDLLKRFVVLIDNAGYKGTDTLYEDLLCKVLPGRHDIDQWYHDVYSPLVQAIYSETAKEATQHLKKYCSQWYPAFKQAPWHDTHHQGEDGNYVGYWAIEAGAIAFLYGIDDSKIDHMVYPKDLVQYARDNRASDESQVVN; translated from the coding sequence ATGAAACAGAGACAAAAATTTTACAGTGAAAATCACTTCTGCATTTTTATAAGTGCGCATGACCAAGCTAACGATTTTTATCGCACAAGAAAATTTAAATCAGACTCGTTCGAAGAAGAGGAAATGCTTCGTTCCAGGTTTTTCCAACGCCAGGCCTTGAATGAGCTGATAGCGACGTACACGGCGGGAAGAGAGATATCCGAACTACCTCCACTGCTCGAGGATGTGATCGAAAAATACGAAATATATCAGGACAAACTGGCAAAGAACGAACAGATTCCTGAAATATCACCGTTGGCGATTGGCGACTACCCCTACCAATATGAAGAATGCGTTCAAGTTATAGGGTTTTGTATTTTATTACATCGCACAGACCTCCTAAAACGATTTGTAGTGCTAATAGACAACGCGGGCTATAAAGGCACAGATACGCTCTATGAGGATTTGCTTTGCAAGGTTTTACCCGGCAGGCACGACATCGACCAGTGGTATCACGACGTTTACTCCCCACTGGTACAGGCGATTTATTCGGAAACTGCAAAAGAGGCTACCCAACATCTTAAAAAATATTGCAGTCAGTGGTACCCAGCCTTCAAACAAGCTCCTTGGCACGATACTCATCATCAAGGGGAAGACGGTAACTATGTAGGTTATTGGGCTATCGAAGCAGGAGCTATCGCCTTTTTGTACGGCATAGACGACAGCAAAATAGATCATATGGTTTATCCGAAAGACTTGGTTCAGTACGCACGAGACAATCGAGCGAGTGACGAGTCTCAGGTTGTTAACTGA
- a CDS encoding type VI immunity family protein has translation MKNLEQHAADLSFELPDGTPVAKLGIIITLYFKEGYTAGKKLKIIDCFGKFNDEFRAHLNGLLQDSYKQLTSESLEKAFTKIRSSSGNERCELHLTSASSTKEAADYEISVLNSREVHEDSDRSYIKLVLPWDFIASDEGLTTYRTWVKYLCNQVEAEHGYGGLSTALPFDYDSYMPIEYELAQKYTGLDVDSMPHSLASELIDHIKGVNWQTIIGNSFIASLGGEPVLRQKLSSRSDIDFVSYDNGLIIQAGEYPQLGAEGRDKLDAYIAVNKILKPVRIPEPDQIHHYSPHGNCFEEESTKRWYARFDQE, from the coding sequence ATGAAAAATCTTGAACAACACGCCGCAGATTTGTCCTTCGAACTTCCCGATGGAACGCCCGTTGCAAAACTGGGTATCATCATCACTTTATACTTTAAAGAAGGCTACACAGCAGGAAAAAAACTGAAGATTATTGATTGCTTTGGAAAATTCAATGACGAATTTCGAGCACACCTTAACGGCTTACTTCAGGATAGCTACAAACAACTGACCTCGGAGTCACTAGAAAAAGCATTCACCAAAATTCGCTCATCATCTGGTAATGAACGGTGCGAATTGCACCTAACGAGTGCATCGAGCACTAAAGAAGCTGCGGATTATGAGATATCCGTGCTTAACTCTCGCGAAGTTCATGAAGACAGCGACCGCTCGTATATAAAACTAGTTCTCCCCTGGGACTTCATTGCATCAGACGAGGGGCTGACCACGTACAGGACCTGGGTAAAATACCTGTGCAACCAAGTCGAAGCAGAGCATGGTTACGGTGGATTATCCACGGCACTTCCGTTCGACTATGATAGTTATATGCCTATCGAGTATGAACTTGCACAAAAATACACCGGCCTGGATGTTGATTCAATGCCTCACAGTTTGGCCTCCGAGCTTATCGATCATATAAAAGGCGTTAACTGGCAAACCATAATCGGGAATTCGTTTATTGCGAGCCTTGGCGGGGAACCCGTTTTGCGCCAGAAGCTAAGTAGCCGTAGTGACATTGATTTTGTCAGCTATGACAATGGACTGATAATTCAAGCAGGTGAGTACCCGCAACTCGGCGCCGAAGGAAGAGATAAGCTCGATGCTTACATTGCAGTAAACAAAATATTAAAGCCAGTGCGTATTCCAGAACCGGATCAAATTCACCATTACTCTCCTCATGGAAATTGCTTCGAGGAAGAAAGTACCAAGCGATGGTACGCCCGCTTTGATCAGGAATAA
- a CDS encoding type VI immunity family protein, with protein sequence MVQISITKTSKILDTGPNEQYEWHISSATNANEAAEYSLTALNSFEVHGDQRRSFLKMTLPWSILKEPDGAARYNNWLVYLADQVKAEHGYGGLSSILPFDFDSYMPMEFQLAQQFTGLEVDSLVTNFKRELLDHIKGVNWYTVVGDQFSEHLGGVDAISHAFSGRGDIEVMKYQYGLIVRAGEFPDLGPINEPLPAAYVAVNRVFKPLRIPAPNQLHTYSPYGNCFEEDSTARWYARFDQDDNDSK encoded by the coding sequence ATGGTACAAATTTCAATAACAAAAACCTCAAAAATTCTCGACACGGGCCCAAATGAACAATACGAATGGCACATCAGTAGTGCCACTAACGCCAACGAAGCCGCCGAGTATAGTCTAACCGCACTGAATTCTTTTGAAGTACATGGTGATCAAAGACGCTCATTTCTAAAAATGACGCTACCATGGAGTATATTAAAAGAACCCGATGGTGCGGCACGTTATAACAACTGGCTTGTTTACTTAGCTGATCAAGTTAAGGCTGAGCATGGGTATGGCGGACTTTCCAGCATCCTACCGTTTGACTTCGATAGCTACATGCCCATGGAGTTCCAATTGGCCCAGCAGTTCACCGGTCTTGAAGTTGACTCTTTGGTAACTAATTTCAAACGAGAACTCCTCGATCATATTAAAGGTGTGAACTGGTATACCGTCGTAGGCGATCAATTTTCTGAACATTTGGGTGGCGTAGATGCAATCAGTCATGCGTTTAGCGGTCGCGGCGATATAGAGGTAATGAAATACCAATACGGTTTGATAGTTCGCGCCGGTGAGTTTCCGGACTTGGGCCCCATAAATGAACCATTGCCGGCTGCGTATGTGGCAGTGAATCGCGTTTTTAAACCGCTGCGGATCCCTGCACCAAATCAATTGCATACATACTCGCCTTACGGTAACTGCTTCGAAGAAGACAGCACCGCACGCTGGTATGCTCGCTTTGATCAAGATGATAACGACTCGAAATGA
- a CDS encoding PoNe immunity protein domain-containing protein: MHRRQQYLSENRYQNFFKNKEKTTAFFEKNTFQADSEDQEKSLRARHFQKLIFKEILICYTAGDEINNLIPLMESLINSYELLQKKLAIYEGIPNITPLTIDDWLDQYEECVQVFSLCILLHRTDLLRRFVALIDPAGYGGDDTLYEDLLCKLLPDRYDVDRWYHDVYTPLVLAIYEEDKSEASNLLKKYCERWYPAFKQAPWHDSHKQGDESSYCGYWALEAGAVAFLYGIDDRDIDHMVYPKELVEYARNHQVSNKFQVARIDAGQPCSKAGFWFTPAEADSRRYFNQGEIMQKYKDLAWEDTIWYWSGDE, translated from the coding sequence ATGCATAGAAGACAACAGTATTTGAGCGAAAACCGCTATCAAAATTTCTTCAAGAACAAAGAAAAAACAACAGCATTTTTTGAGAAAAACACATTTCAAGCAGACTCGGAAGATCAAGAAAAATCTCTTCGAGCCCGACACTTCCAAAAACTAATATTTAAAGAAATACTCATTTGCTATACCGCGGGAGACGAAATAAACAATCTCATCCCACTGATGGAAAGCCTCATAAACAGCTACGAACTACTACAGAAGAAATTAGCAATCTATGAAGGGATCCCCAACATAACACCATTGACAATTGATGATTGGCTAGACCAATACGAGGAGTGCGTCCAGGTTTTTAGTCTATGCATACTCCTTCACCGAACCGACTTGCTAAGGCGTTTTGTTGCGCTAATCGACCCCGCAGGCTATGGCGGTGATGACACACTGTATGAAGACCTACTTTGCAAACTATTACCTGACCGATACGATGTTGACCGTTGGTATCACGACGTCTATACACCTCTAGTCCTCGCTATTTACGAAGAGGATAAAAGCGAAGCCTCAAATCTGTTAAAAAAATACTGCGAAAGATGGTATCCAGCGTTCAAACAAGCACCTTGGCATGACTCTCACAAACAAGGCGATGAAAGTAGCTACTGTGGATATTGGGCATTGGAAGCAGGAGCAGTAGCGTTTCTTTACGGCATTGATGATCGCGATATAGACCACATGGTTTATCCGAAAGAACTGGTTGAATACGCAAGAAATCATCAAGTATCCAATAAATTTCAGGTTGCTCGCATAGACGCTGGTCAACCATGCAGTAAAGCAGGATTCTGGTTTACTCCGGCTGAGGCAGATTCTCGCCGTTACTTTAACCAAGGCGAAATCATGCAGAAGTATAAAGACTTAGCTTGGGAAGACACTATCTGGTATTGGTCAGGAGATGAATAA
- a CDS encoding PoNe immunity protein domain-containing protein — protein MKNRQKFFNEAHYNNFLKEHADAVELLNTTKFKSDNPEGEATLRSRFAQRLALRKLTAMYTAGEEISSLIPQLEYLIEKYEIRQAALAVSEQSPEISPLAIDDWPHEYEECVQIVGLCILLHRTDLLTRFVKLIDNAGYAGDDTLYEDLLCKILPCRTDVDQWYHDVYSPLVQAIYAKTREEATNFLQRYCNQWYSAFEQAPWHDTHLQGEEGNYVGYWAFEAGAIAFLYDIDDSKIDHMVYPKDLVTYARNQQNTKKSRVGA, from the coding sequence ATGAAAAATAGACAAAAATTCTTTAATGAGGCCCACTACAACAACTTCTTAAAAGAGCATGCCGATGCTGTCGAGCTTTTAAATACGACTAAATTCAAGTCCGACAACCCCGAAGGTGAAGCGACACTTCGCTCAAGATTCGCTCAACGTTTAGCACTTCGAAAGCTAACAGCCATGTATACAGCAGGCGAAGAAATTTCTTCGCTGATTCCACAATTGGAATACCTGATTGAAAAATATGAAATCCGGCAGGCGGCACTAGCGGTATCGGAACAATCCCCAGAAATTTCACCGTTAGCAATAGACGACTGGCCACACGAATATGAAGAGTGCGTACAAATCGTAGGTCTCTGCATCCTATTGCATCGCACAGACCTGCTAACTCGCTTTGTTAAGTTGATAGACAATGCAGGATATGCTGGCGACGACACGCTATACGAAGATTTACTCTGCAAAATACTGCCTTGCAGAACTGACGTAGACCAATGGTATCACGATGTTTATTCACCGCTAGTACAAGCCATATATGCAAAAACAAGAGAAGAGGCTACAAATTTTCTGCAAAGATACTGCAATCAATGGTATTCGGCCTTTGAACAAGCACCTTGGCATGATACTCACCTGCAGGGTGAAGAAGGAAACTACGTTGGATACTGGGCATTCGAGGCTGGAGCGATCGCCTTTTTGTATGACATAGATGACAGCAAAATCGATCATATGGTTTATCCAAAAGACCTCGTCACATACGCCCGAAACCAGCAAAACACGAAAAAATCGCGGGTTGGTGCTTGA
- a CDS encoding DUF2931 family protein, with amino-acid sequence MSKYLTPIFAALLLAGCIQFYSGALPYDRWHLGFSAPDYMEVWIETADVIDIRGEVFRRAMSGVASLQTPPNNSGDPRGWPKKAGIGGGKYVTGADLPKKIYVRWQSLVEPQTYKMEIDISDSTRELMRQGEKVFCAADGKWFTGYRQSITVHLVPGGIAKVWVAGPCMTSVEVAKIKAEIDPRGPYEGKSGGEYDSLSKESKSYVEKFGVPYNSWER; translated from the coding sequence ATGAGTAAATACTTAACACCTATATTTGCTGCATTACTGCTTGCGGGATGCATTCAATTTTACAGTGGGGCTTTACCATACGATAGGTGGCATCTTGGATTTTCTGCTCCCGACTATATGGAAGTCTGGATCGAAACGGCAGATGTAATAGATATTCGAGGCGAAGTGTTCAGGCGCGCGATGAGCGGCGTCGCGTCATTGCAGACGCCTCCAAACAATTCCGGAGATCCACGAGGCTGGCCTAAAAAAGCTGGCATTGGAGGCGGTAAATACGTTACAGGAGCCGACCTTCCAAAAAAAATATATGTACGTTGGCAGTCTCTAGTTGAGCCGCAAACCTACAAGATGGAAATTGATATCTCTGACTCGACCAGGGAACTCATGCGTCAGGGTGAAAAGGTATTTTGTGCGGCGGACGGAAAATGGTTCACCGGATATCGTCAATCAATTACAGTCCACCTCGTTCCCGGAGGAATTGCTAAAGTTTGGGTCGCAGGCCCCTGCATGACCTCCGTCGAAGTGGCAAAGATTAAAGCTGAGATAGACCCTCGAGGCCCCTACGAGGGTAAGTCTGGAGGAGAATATGACTCTCTCTCCAAGGAATCCAAATCCTATGTTGAAAAATTCGGCGTGCCATACAACTCATGGGAGCGCTGA
- a CDS encoding lipase family protein — protein MTVKNVEQPLCKDNKVPCPARGTKVSFRLVDETGDGNPYAGLKYVVTDSAEQRYEGTLDATGFGEVLNHYEGPVVLTVDQPYAGAEDAYTWLMSRPNYPVKISELQVRAEKTRFVRDDGMRVENNPAKAKADQFFHVEVRHLVEKVSHLPRESKSKYPPNQNLLKVMGDLGFGPEQSNLWGVALLPNKLTVLEVRPLRAFRPMLSKDNKFSALNLYQLSLFATLSYCDFGQSPAEQPTDTVNFPLDPSVGNMFGEGMACYKESWKLGAKQSAAFYPLYEDIAYSKRFEILPFDPTLYDQNKPELGVKQEHPAKLHFFDDSKSPNGTNTQGFITHHDEIILVSIRGTLEFVDFLRDGDAEQTPVKVGVGKAHQGFYKAYEAINTFIQTYLTKFYVNQKIIICGHSLGGAIATLLAEALRNDEKRYDILLYTYGSPRAGDADFVKGAAALAHHRMVNDNDPIPSVPAPWMNTRQRIWMPGAVLSFISGPTGALIFALGLTRFGGSPYEHHGDLHHFMPVHFKGLEQSSVLWNPGCESIEEAACTRAIKKFGDLPDRAMFIQQLFQMPHHFMLDSYIPNAWATLRRWQQTENLGGTVVTETESQQVRIQLKDMRDRLAAKEAELNSPYQSDRRTALQQASVLRAEIGRLDTSWQRLGTLSNQKVTPEDIYGSTTQAPEHDQNLKRWLAKKENNVEVRLAMIPQAGSVQLRTA, from the coding sequence ATGACGGTCAAAAACGTAGAGCAACCATTGTGCAAAGACAACAAAGTTCCTTGTCCGGCCAGAGGCACTAAAGTTAGTTTTCGCCTGGTTGACGAGACGGGAGATGGCAATCCATACGCCGGTTTGAAATATGTGGTGACCGACAGTGCGGAACAACGCTACGAAGGCACGCTCGATGCCACCGGATTTGGTGAAGTACTGAACCATTATGAGGGACCTGTAGTACTTACTGTGGATCAGCCTTACGCGGGAGCGGAAGACGCTTATACCTGGTTGATGTCACGGCCAAATTACCCTGTAAAAATCAGTGAACTACAGGTGCGGGCTGAAAAAACTCGCTTCGTCCGCGACGATGGAATGCGGGTTGAAAACAACCCTGCAAAAGCAAAGGCAGACCAGTTTTTTCATGTAGAAGTACGCCATCTGGTTGAAAAGGTCTCGCATCTTCCTCGGGAGTCGAAATCCAAATATCCTCCCAACCAGAATCTCTTGAAAGTCATGGGCGATCTCGGCTTCGGCCCTGAGCAGTCAAACCTCTGGGGAGTTGCACTGCTTCCGAACAAGCTCACCGTTCTTGAAGTCAGGCCTCTGCGCGCTTTCCGCCCAATGCTTTCGAAAGATAACAAGTTCAGTGCATTGAACCTGTATCAATTGTCGTTATTTGCAACTTTGAGCTACTGCGACTTCGGTCAGTCTCCCGCGGAGCAGCCAACCGATACCGTGAACTTCCCACTGGACCCTAGCGTGGGGAACATGTTTGGTGAAGGCATGGCTTGCTATAAGGAAAGCTGGAAATTAGGTGCAAAACAGTCAGCGGCTTTTTATCCGCTTTACGAAGACATCGCTTATTCAAAACGTTTTGAAATACTGCCGTTCGATCCAACGTTGTACGATCAAAACAAACCAGAGCTAGGCGTGAAACAAGAACACCCCGCCAAGTTACATTTTTTTGACGACAGTAAATCGCCTAATGGGACCAATACCCAGGGTTTTATCACCCATCACGACGAAATCATCCTTGTTTCCATACGTGGAACATTAGAATTTGTTGACTTTCTGCGAGATGGTGATGCGGAGCAGACCCCTGTAAAGGTCGGCGTAGGTAAAGCGCACCAAGGCTTTTACAAAGCTTATGAAGCAATTAATACGTTTATTCAAACCTATCTCACCAAATTCTACGTTAATCAGAAAATCATTATCTGCGGGCATAGTCTTGGAGGCGCCATTGCAACCTTGCTCGCCGAAGCGCTCAGAAATGACGAGAAAAGATACGACATTCTGCTCTATACATACGGGTCTCCAAGAGCCGGAGACGCAGACTTTGTAAAAGGCGCAGCGGCTTTGGCGCACCATCGCATGGTCAATGATAACGATCCAATTCCAAGTGTGCCTGCACCCTGGATGAACACTCGACAACGCATTTGGATGCCAGGCGCTGTCCTCAGTTTCATCAGCGGCCCAACAGGCGCATTGATTTTTGCGTTGGGTTTGACCCGATTCGGTGGTTCACCGTATGAACACCACGGTGATCTACACCATTTCATGCCAGTGCATTTCAAGGGATTAGAACAATCTTCCGTACTGTGGAACCCGGGTTGCGAATCCATCGAAGAAGCCGCATGCACCCGAGCGATCAAAAAGTTCGGTGACCTACCAGACCGAGCGATGTTCATCCAGCAATTGTTCCAGATGCCTCATCACTTTATGTTGGACTCCTACATTCCTAACGCTTGGGCAACGTTGCGCCGCTGGCAGCAAACCGAGAACCTTGGTGGCACAGTAGTGACAGAGACCGAAAGCCAGCAGGTACGGATTCAGTTAAAAGACATGCGAGATCGTTTGGCGGCCAAAGAGGCGGAGTTGAACAGCCCTTATCAATCCGATCGCCGGACTGCCTTGCAACAAGCGAGTGTGCTCAGAGCAGAAATAGGTCGGCTGGATACATCCTGGCAACGTCTTGGCACCTTGAGCAACCAGAAAGTCACGCCTGAGGATATCTACGGTTCTACTACTCAGGCCCCCGAGCATGATCAGAACCTGAAGCGCTGGCTGGCGAAAAAAGAGAACAACGTTGAAGTCAGGCTCGCGATGATTCCTCAAGCGGGCAGTGTTCAGCTCAGGACTGCTTGA
- a CDS encoding DUF4123 domain-containing protein, with translation MSDALNNWLDEQSRLNRVLILALDSLAEPNPVTPLYSAGVMQRSVQLYRRTEFAKFAAISPWLTELQNPNDEAFRKLLDDPQSNWGWIGSMDKADLDSLTQHWIARMVIEEDGDRSLFRFQDNRVLARCLGNLKDAEWPLLLGPISSVLYWAEDQWKSADNTRPGMYPVPNPAPWLQVRTPPERTREILRENLKRWLLVHHAEAAAQLSETRSILEWLEEQMDLLEAWQWNTPQQREFMLTLRLDPQHAKDVAWAPLSGETPDQHFARCERFFATQPGDLERS, from the coding sequence ATGAGTGATGCACTCAATAACTGGCTAGACGAACAATCCCGTCTCAACCGTGTACTGATCCTCGCGTTGGACAGCCTCGCCGAGCCAAACCCCGTGACGCCACTGTACAGCGCAGGCGTCATGCAGCGCTCCGTACAACTCTATCGCCGCACCGAATTCGCCAAATTCGCCGCGATCAGCCCATGGCTGACCGAGTTGCAAAACCCGAACGACGAAGCTTTCCGCAAGTTACTGGACGACCCACAAAGCAACTGGGGATGGATCGGCAGCATGGACAAAGCCGATCTGGACAGCCTGACCCAACACTGGATCGCGCGCATGGTTATCGAGGAAGACGGCGACCGCTCGTTGTTCCGTTTTCAGGACAATCGCGTTCTTGCCCGCTGCCTCGGTAACCTGAAAGACGCCGAATGGCCGCTGTTGCTCGGCCCGATCAGCAGCGTGCTGTATTGGGCTGAAGATCAGTGGAAAAGCGCGGACAACACCAGACCGGGAATGTATCCAGTGCCAAATCCCGCACCTTGGTTGCAAGTCCGTACCCCACCGGAACGGACACGCGAAATTTTGCGTGAGAATCTGAAACGCTGGTTGCTTGTGCACCACGCAGAAGCTGCCGCGCAGCTCTCGGAAACACGCAGCATCCTTGAATGGCTCGAAGAGCAAATGGACCTGCTTGAAGCCTGGCAGTGGAATACGCCGCAGCAACGCGAGTTCATGCTGACTTTGCGGCTGGATCCCCAACACGCGAAAGACGTCGCCTGGGCTCCCTTGTCGGGGGAGACACCGGATCAACACTTCGCCAGGTGTGAACGTTTTTTTGCGACACAACCGGGCGACCTAGAACGTAGCTGA